The following coding sequences lie in one Primulina eburnea isolate SZY01 unplaced genomic scaffold, ASM2296580v1 ctg524_ERROPOS1344499, whole genome shotgun sequence genomic window:
- the LOC140821332 gene encoding PR5-like receptor kinase isoform X2: MAFPNLFVFFFVFYALLLNFSDANNCPKSFPCSELGILEYPLTGLERPDCGLIGVACNTSVPMFKIGDKGPFYDVLDNISTNKYFVRDLSLRYNLARSSCFSFSSLPLYISPHISFVISPNLTLFTCDKPFYDRSVEEHFKDYKNHSKCVGFDVYYRNPEDGNRASGADLPFGCRSIQMPLWNRSLNWSDGLFKLLAYEFDLEWHVEQTKGNKKKRKIIIAAGASVAAVTVAASFVLVVFFRKKLLKSHAFQKTYAKNQVDIELFLKNHGTLAPKMYKYSYLKKITNSFSENLGKGGYGIVYKGKLEDGRLVAVKILSESKGNGEEFMNEVSSISRTSHVNVVALLGFCFDGSKRALIYEFMPNGSLEKFIPNTSSSALNSTLGVDKLFEIVVGIARGLEYLHQGCNTRILHFDIKPHNILLDKDFKPKISDFGLSKLCPNRSSIVLMQEARGTVGYIAPEVFCRNFGEVSHKSDVYSYGMMVLEMVVGRQQHSIDHQGERSTEIYFSDWIYKNLEQNTIEKCVVGSDISQEDEGNTVKRRLIIIGLWCIQTDPKNRPSIIGVIEMLEAKLESLQLPPKPNLSSSPRLPFVYSSSESKSLL, encoded by the exons ATGGCCTTTCCCAATTTATTCGTGTTCTTCTTCGTATTCTATGCTCTGCTTCTCAACTTTTCCGATGCCAACAACTGCCCCAAATCCTTCCCTTGTTCAGAACTTGGGATCCTGGAGTATCCCCTCACCGGGCTCGAACGCCCCGACTGCGGGTTAATCGGGGTTGCTTGTAATACTTCGGTACCAATGTTTAAGATTGGGGATAAAGGGCCGTTCTACGATGTTTTGGATAATATTTccacaaataaatattttgttcgaGACCTATCCCTTCGGTATAATTTGGCTCGCAGTAGTTGTTTTTCTTTCAGCAGTCTTCCTCTCTATATTTCTCCCCATATTTCATTCGTAATATCCCCAAATCTCACCCTCTTCACATGTGACAAGCCTTTCTATGATAGGAGTGTGGAAGAGCATTTCAAAGATTACAAAAATCACTCGAAATGTGTAGGCTTTGATGTATATTATAGAAACCCAGAGGATGGAAATCGTGCTAGTGGGGCTGATCTCCCTTTTGGATGTCGTTCGATTCAAATGCCTTTGTGGAATCGTTCTTTGAATTGGAGTGATGGCTTGTTCAAACTGCTTGCTTATGAATTTGATCTTGAGTGGCATGTTGAACAAACTAAAG GAAACAAAAAGAAGAGGAAAATAATAATAGCCGCAG GTGCAAGTGTGGCTGCTGTAACAGTAGCAGCTTCTTTCGTACTCGTTGTCTTCTTCAGGAAAAAATTGCTAAAATCACATGCCTTTCAAAAGACGTATGCAAAAAACCAAGTGGACATTGAACTTTTCTTGAAGAATCATGGCACTCTTGCACCCAAAATGTACAAATATTCATATCTCAAAAAAATAACCAATTCATTTTCCGAGAATTTAGGTAAAGGAGGGTATGGTATCGTCTACAAGGGTAAACTAGAAGATGGACGTCTCGTGGCTGTTAAAATCTTGAGTGAATCAAAAGGAAATGGAGAAGAGTTTATGAATGAGGTATCCAGTATTAGTAGAACTTCCCACGTCAACGTTGTTGCTCTCCTGGGATTTTGCTTTGACGGTTCGAAAAGAGCTTTGATTTACGAATTCATGCCCAATGGCTCACTCGAGAAGTTCATACCCAATACTTCTTCTTCAGCACTAAATTCTACGTTAGGAGTGGATAAATTGTTTGAAATTGTAGTTGGGATTGCTCGAGGACTAGAATACTTGCATCAAGGCTGCAACACACGAATTTTGCATTTCGACATAAAGCCTCATAATATTCTTCTCGATAAGGATTTTAAGCCAAAGATTTCAGATTTCGGCCTATCAAAACTATGCCCCAACAGATCAAGCATTGTGTTAATGCAAGAGGCAAGAGGGACTGTGGGATACATTGCTCCAGAAGTATTTTGCAGGAATTTTGGCGAAGTCTCTCACAAATCCGATGTTTATAGCTATGGCATGATGGTTCTGGAAATGGTGGTTGGGAGGCAACAGCACAGCATTGATCATCAAGGTGAACGCTCGACTGAAATCTatttttcagattggatatacAAGAATTTGGAACAAAATACAATTGAAAAATGTGTCGTTGGCAGCGATATTTCGCAAGAAGATGAAGGAAACACTGTGAAGAGAAGGCTGATAATAATTGGATTGTGGTGCATACAGACTGATCCCAAGAATAGGCCATCGATTATTGGTGTGATTGAGATGTTGGAAGCAAAACTTGAATCCTTGCAACTTCCACC
- the LOC140821332 gene encoding LEAF RUST 10 DISEASE-RESISTANCEUS RECEPTOR-LIKE PROTEIN KINASE-like 2.1 isoform X3, translated as MAFPNLFVFFFVFYALLLNFSDANNCPKSFPCSELGILEYPLTGLERPDCGLIGVACNTSVPMFKIGDKGPFYDVLDNISTNKYFVRDLSLRYNLARSSCFSFSSLPLYISPHISFVISPNLTLFTCDKPFYDRSVEEHFKDYKNHSKCVGFDVYYRNPEDGNRASGADLPFGCRSIQMPLWNRSLNWSDGLFKLLAYEFDLEWHVEQTKGASVAAVTVAASFVLVVFFRKKLLKSHAFQKTYAKNQVDIELFLKNHGTLAPKMYKYSYLKKITNSFSENLGKGGYGIVYKGKLEDGRLVAVKILSESKGNGEEFMNEVSSISRTSHVNVVALLGFCFDGSKRALIYEFMPNGSLEKFIPNTSSSALNSTLGVDKLFEIVVGIARGLEYLHQGCNTRILHFDIKPHNILLDKDFKPKISDFGLSKLCPNRSSIVLMQEARGTVGYIAPEVFCRNFGEVSHKSDVYSYGMMVLEMVVGRQQHSIDHQGERSTEIYFSDWIYKNLEQNTIEKCVVGSDISQEDEGNTVKRRLIIIGLWCIQTDPKNRPSIIGVIEMLEAKLESLQLPPKPNLSSSPRLPFVYSSSESKSLL; from the exons ATGGCCTTTCCCAATTTATTCGTGTTCTTCTTCGTATTCTATGCTCTGCTTCTCAACTTTTCCGATGCCAACAACTGCCCCAAATCCTTCCCTTGTTCAGAACTTGGGATCCTGGAGTATCCCCTCACCGGGCTCGAACGCCCCGACTGCGGGTTAATCGGGGTTGCTTGTAATACTTCGGTACCAATGTTTAAGATTGGGGATAAAGGGCCGTTCTACGATGTTTTGGATAATATTTccacaaataaatattttgttcgaGACCTATCCCTTCGGTATAATTTGGCTCGCAGTAGTTGTTTTTCTTTCAGCAGTCTTCCTCTCTATATTTCTCCCCATATTTCATTCGTAATATCCCCAAATCTCACCCTCTTCACATGTGACAAGCCTTTCTATGATAGGAGTGTGGAAGAGCATTTCAAAGATTACAAAAATCACTCGAAATGTGTAGGCTTTGATGTATATTATAGAAACCCAGAGGATGGAAATCGTGCTAGTGGGGCTGATCTCCCTTTTGGATGTCGTTCGATTCAAATGCCTTTGTGGAATCGTTCTTTGAATTGGAGTGATGGCTTGTTCAAACTGCTTGCTTATGAATTTGATCTTGAGTGGCATGTTGAACAAACTAAAG GTGCAAGTGTGGCTGCTGTAACAGTAGCAGCTTCTTTCGTACTCGTTGTCTTCTTCAGGAAAAAATTGCTAAAATCACATGCCTTTCAAAAGACGTATGCAAAAAACCAAGTGGACATTGAACTTTTCTTGAAGAATCATGGCACTCTTGCACCCAAAATGTACAAATATTCATATCTCAAAAAAATAACCAATTCATTTTCCGAGAATTTAGGTAAAGGAGGGTATGGTATCGTCTACAAGGGTAAACTAGAAGATGGACGTCTCGTGGCTGTTAAAATCTTGAGTGAATCAAAAGGAAATGGAGAAGAGTTTATGAATGAGGTATCCAGTATTAGTAGAACTTCCCACGTCAACGTTGTTGCTCTCCTGGGATTTTGCTTTGACGGTTCGAAAAGAGCTTTGATTTACGAATTCATGCCCAATGGCTCACTCGAGAAGTTCATACCCAATACTTCTTCTTCAGCACTAAATTCTACGTTAGGAGTGGATAAATTGTTTGAAATTGTAGTTGGGATTGCTCGAGGACTAGAATACTTGCATCAAGGCTGCAACACACGAATTTTGCATTTCGACATAAAGCCTCATAATATTCTTCTCGATAAGGATTTTAAGCCAAAGATTTCAGATTTCGGCCTATCAAAACTATGCCCCAACAGATCAAGCATTGTGTTAATGCAAGAGGCAAGAGGGACTGTGGGATACATTGCTCCAGAAGTATTTTGCAGGAATTTTGGCGAAGTCTCTCACAAATCCGATGTTTATAGCTATGGCATGATGGTTCTGGAAATGGTGGTTGGGAGGCAACAGCACAGCATTGATCATCAAGGTGAACGCTCGACTGAAATCTatttttcagattggatatacAAGAATTTGGAACAAAATACAATTGAAAAATGTGTCGTTGGCAGCGATATTTCGCAAGAAGATGAAGGAAACACTGTGAAGAGAAGGCTGATAATAATTGGATTGTGGTGCATACAGACTGATCCCAAGAATAGGCCATCGATTATTGGTGTGATTGAGATGTTGGAAGCAAAACTTGAATCCTTGCAACTTCCACC